The Limnochorda sp. LNt genome includes a region encoding these proteins:
- a CDS encoding ABC transporter ATP-binding protein has translation MEPPATHAVIEARGLTKRYGQRTVVDGLDLTVHEGEIFGLLGPNGAGKTTTILMLLGLTEPTAGVVRVLGHDPLREPLDVKRRVGYLPENVGFYDELTASENLLYTARLNGLDEREARAHVEALLEAVGLASAAHRRVREYSRGMRQRLGLADVLVKRPRIVILDEPTLGIDPKGVDEVLQLIAHLSQQERVTVLLSSHLLHQVQRICHRVGIFVGGRLIAQGPVESLARQLAGTAPLVVEVGVGPGQQSQAEHLVRTIDGVLDVTVNADGLVLSCRQDVRPEVARTLVTHGLSVQHLRLHTYGLDDIYRLYFQGGMQDGQRGPRSVVGGAA, from the coding sequence TTGGAGCCGCCCGCAACCCACGCGGTCATCGAGGCGAGAGGGCTCACCAAGCGCTACGGCCAGCGCACGGTGGTGGACGGCCTGGATCTGACGGTACACGAGGGTGAGATCTTCGGACTGCTGGGGCCCAACGGAGCCGGCAAGACCACGACCATCCTGATGCTCCTGGGCCTGACGGAGCCGACGGCCGGGGTCGTCCGCGTGCTGGGCCACGACCCACTGCGAGAGCCCCTGGATGTCAAGCGGCGGGTCGGCTACCTCCCGGAGAACGTCGGCTTCTACGACGAGCTGACCGCCTCGGAGAACCTCCTCTACACCGCCCGCCTCAACGGCCTCGACGAGCGCGAGGCCCGCGCCCACGTCGAGGCCCTACTGGAGGCGGTCGGGCTGGCCTCGGCGGCGCACCGCCGGGTGCGAGAGTACTCCAGGGGCATGCGGCAGCGCCTGGGGCTGGCCGACGTCCTGGTCAAGCGTCCCCGCATCGTCATCCTCGACGAGCCCACCCTGGGCATCGACCCCAAGGGTGTCGACGAGGTGCTGCAGCTCATCGCCCACCTCTCCCAGCAGGAGCGGGTCACGGTGCTGCTCTCCTCTCACCTGCTTCACCAGGTGCAGCGGATCTGCCACCGTGTCGGCATCTTCGTCGGCGGGCGGCTCATCGCCCAGGGGCCGGTGGAGAGCCTGGCCCGGCAGCTGGCAGGTACCGCCCCCCTGGTCGTCGAGGTCGGGGTCGGGCCCGGCCAGCAATCCCAGGCCGAGCACCTGGTGCGCACCATCGACGGGGTGCTCGACGTGACGGTCAACGCCGACGGACTCGTCTTGAGCTGCCGGCAGGACGTGCGGCCCGAGGTGGCGCGCACGCTGGTGACGCATGGTCTCTCGGTCCAGCACCTGCGGTTGCACACGTACGGGCTCGATGACATCTACCGCCTCTACTTCCAAGGGGGGATGCAGGATGGCCAGCGCGGTCCCCGCTCCGTCGTCGGCGGTGCGGCGTGA
- a CDS encoding NEW3 domain-containing protein, giving the protein MDVAVARSLGPGLRWTSALLLLLVLGAGPTRAAAPSVVLTSDFPGMAVEPGATQTISLTLANYGDAGQVVDLQVLESPEGWDVYFRGRGTRVHQAYVPPREESRPGTVYLDLQVTIPRDAAPSDYPVVLAAGSSRLRLSLRVSERAVERPVVLTTDYPQLRGPAGAQFEFPVQLANRSGEDQTYQLDARAPEGWRVEISPRFESRQVASIGVRAGATQSLDVRVTPPSRVPAGEYPVLLRASAVGSEATLQLTTVITGTYELSLTTPSGRLNAEAVAGRESPVKLRLDNTGSADLHGITLSASTPINWQMTFDPDRIDVLPAGQSREVTATLRPDGRAIAGDYAVTVRAMAAEAASNATLRVAVKTPTLWGWVGVGIVAVVVAGLFTTFRVYGRR; this is encoded by the coding sequence ATGGATGTGGCCGTCGCTCGCTCGCTTGGGCCCGGGCTTCGGTGGACGTCCGCCCTGCTGTTGCTCCTCGTCCTGGGGGCCGGGCCGACTCGAGCCGCCGCGCCGTCGGTGGTATTGACCAGCGACTTCCCCGGCATGGCCGTCGAGCCGGGTGCCACCCAGACCATCTCGCTGACGCTGGCCAATTACGGCGACGCGGGCCAGGTGGTGGATCTGCAGGTGCTGGAGTCGCCCGAGGGTTGGGACGTGTACTTCCGCGGGCGAGGCACCCGGGTGCACCAGGCCTACGTCCCTCCCCGGGAGGAGAGCCGACCCGGCACGGTCTACCTCGACCTGCAGGTGACCATCCCGCGTGACGCTGCACCGAGCGACTATCCCGTGGTGCTGGCGGCCGGCTCGTCCCGACTCCGCCTCAGTCTCAGGGTGAGCGAGCGGGCTGTGGAGAGGCCCGTGGTGCTGACGACCGACTATCCGCAGCTCAGGGGACCGGCAGGCGCACAATTCGAGTTTCCGGTGCAGCTGGCCAACCGCAGCGGCGAGGACCAGACCTACCAGCTCGACGCGCGGGCGCCCGAGGGGTGGCGCGTCGAGATATCGCCGCGCTTCGAGAGCCGCCAGGTGGCCAGCATCGGTGTGCGGGCCGGTGCCACGCAGAGCCTGGACGTGCGCGTCACGCCCCCGAGCCGGGTCCCCGCGGGCGAGTACCCCGTATTGCTGCGGGCCTCTGCGGTGGGGTCGGAGGCGACGCTCCAGCTGACCACGGTCATCACGGGCACCTACGAGCTCTCCCTGACGACACCCTCCGGCCGGCTCAACGCGGAGGCCGTCGCCGGACGGGAGAGCCCGGTCAAGCTGCGGCTGGACAACACGGGTAGCGCCGACCTTCACGGCATCACGCTCTCCGCCAGCACGCCCATCAACTGGCAGATGACGTTCGACCCCGACCGGATCGATGTGCTGCCGGCCGGCCAGTCCCGCGAGGTCACCGCCACCCTCCGGCCCGACGGGCGGGCCATCGCCGGCGACTACGCCGTGACGGTGCGCGCGATGGCGGCGGAGGCCGCCTCCAACGCGACCCTGCGAGTGGCGGTCAAGACGCCGACCCTCTGGGGATGGGTCGGGGTGGGCATCGTGGCCGTGGTCGTCGCCGGGCTGTTCACCACTTTCAGGGTCTACGGGCGCCGCTGA
- a CDS encoding peptidoglycan-binding protein — MGAPIRASDRPTPVRGPTGWLMGLVALSGLAAVALVLTETAWAASPSASPRPPLCGEVSSLGLPGQRDDPDAVRELQLGLRLLALFPHPLDGRYDPYTREAVRLFQGRYGLPVTGVADASTLRAIARLFQEEAVSLIDSQHQSAIAAPQPEHLPLHPGARSGGPWVVVDTSRLVLTLYRDGQVQARWPVAVGKPLSMTPVGEWWIVDKGYAEGVFGTRWMGLDIPFGSYGIHGTDRPWSIGTQASAGCIRMYNADVERLFEMVTEGTPVTIVGTLPEVTWEAPLPAGTVDFPVPLLQWALRRHGFDPGRADARMGPVTLAAIREAQRVLGLPPVEAATPDLYRALGLRR; from the coding sequence TTGGGAGCACCGATCCGAGCCAGCGACCGCCCGACCCCCGTGAGGGGCCCCACCGGTTGGCTGATGGGGCTGGTGGCCCTGAGCGGGCTGGCGGCGGTGGCTCTCGTCCTGACCGAGACGGCGTGGGCCGCCTCTCCCTCGGCGTCCCCCCGCCCGCCCCTATGCGGAGAGGTGAGCTCGTTGGGGCTGCCCGGCCAGCGCGACGACCCCGACGCCGTCCGGGAGCTCCAGCTCGGCCTGCGGCTTCTCGCCCTCTTCCCCCATCCGCTGGACGGGCGCTACGACCCCTACACCCGCGAGGCGGTGCGCCTCTTCCAGGGCCGATACGGGCTGCCCGTCACCGGCGTGGCCGACGCCTCCACCCTGCGCGCCATCGCTCGCCTCTTCCAGGAGGAGGCGGTGAGCCTCATCGACAGCCAGCACCAGTCAGCCATCGCCGCGCCCCAGCCGGAGCACCTCCCCCTGCACCCCGGCGCACGGAGCGGTGGCCCCTGGGTCGTGGTGGACACCAGCCGTCTGGTGCTGACGCTCTACCGAGATGGCCAGGTCCAGGCGCGGTGGCCCGTCGCCGTCGGCAAGCCTCTCAGCATGACACCGGTCGGCGAGTGGTGGATCGTCGACAAGGGCTACGCCGAGGGGGTCTTCGGCACCCGGTGGATGGGTCTCGACATCCCCTTCGGCAGCTACGGCATCCACGGCACCGACCGGCCTTGGAGCATCGGCACCCAGGCCAGCGCCGGGTGCATCCGGATGTACAACGCCGACGTGGAGCGGCTCTTCGAGATGGTGACGGAGGGCACGCCGGTCACCATCGTCGGCACCCTGCCCGAGGTGACCTGGGAGGCGCCCCTGCCCGCCGGAACCGTCGACTTCCCCGTGCCACTGCTGCAGTGGGCCTTGCGCCGCCATGGCTTCGACCCCGGTCGGGCCGACGCCCGGATGGGCCCGGTGACGCTCGCGGCCATTCGGGAGGCCCAGCGGGTGCTGGGGCTGCCCCCGGTCGAGGCGGCTACCCCGGACCTGTACCGTGCTCTCGGCCTGCGCCGCTGA